A section of the Oreochromis niloticus isolate F11D_XX unplaced genomic scaffold, O_niloticus_UMD_NMBU tig00002258_pilon, whole genome shotgun sequence genome encodes:
- the LOC109198600 gene encoding RING finger protein 145 isoform X2, which yields MAYMICQFFHMDFWLLIIISSSILTSLQVAVCVMCYGVSETVFGEWSVMGSTIILVHSYYNVWLRAQLGWQSFLLRRDAVHKIKSLPTASNTQLEQYNDICAICFQQMKHGEEEICFETSVKD from the exons ATGGCTTATATGATCTGCCAGTTCTTCCACATGGACTTCTGgcttctcatcatcatctcctcctcaatCCTCACCTCTCTCCAG GTTGCGGTGTGCGTGATGTGCTATGGTGTATCAGAGACTGTATTTGGCGAGTGGAGTGTGATGGGAAGCACCATCATCTTGGTCCACTCGTACTATAACGTCTGGCTCAGAGCCCAGCTGGGCTGGCAGAGCTTCCTGCTCAGGAGAGATGCTGTACACAAGATAAAAAGCCTCCCTACAGCTAGCAATACACAGCTGGAGCAGTATAATGACATCTGTGCTATCTGCTTCCAG CAGATGAAGCACGGCGAGGAAGAAATATGCTTTGAAACGAGTGTGAAAGACTGA
- the LOC109198600 gene encoding RING finger protein 145 isoform X1, with amino-acid sequence MAYMICQFFHMDFWLLIIISSSILTSLQVAVCVMCYGVSETVFGEWSVMGSTIILVHSYYNVWLRAQLGWQSFLLRRDAVHKIKSLPTASNTQLEQYNDICAICFQSFLPRWLSDALSVVHNQEPITN; translated from the exons ATGGCTTATATGATCTGCCAGTTCTTCCACATGGACTTCTGgcttctcatcatcatctcctcctcaatCCTCACCTCTCTCCAG GTTGCGGTGTGCGTGATGTGCTATGGTGTATCAGAGACTGTATTTGGCGAGTGGAGTGTGATGGGAAGCACCATCATCTTGGTCCACTCGTACTATAACGTCTGGCTCAGAGCCCAGCTGGGCTGGCAGAGCTTCCTGCTCAGGAGAGATGCTGTACACAAGATAAAAAGCCTCCCTACAGCTAGCAATACACAGCTGGAGCAGTATAATGACATCTGTGCTATCTGCTTCCAG TCATTTCTTCCACGCTGGCTGTCTGATGCCCTCTCTGTCGTTCACAACCAAGAGCCAATCACCAACTAA